The stretch of DNA GCGCGGCATGGCTTGGAATATCATGGCGAGCGCCATCGTGCGCTGACCGATGCTGAGCTGATTTACCAGTTTCTAAACGCAGCGGTAAACGATTTGGGTGCTGAGCGTGTGCAGCAGGCGATTGATGAGCTGATTCGTCCGCCCGCCTTGCCGCCGCAAATCGACGAGAAAATCATTGACGATTTGCCCGATACCGCTGGCGTGTATATTTTTTATGGCGAGCATGACGAAGCGCTGTTTGTCGGTAGCAATAGCAATCTGCGCCGCCGTGTATTGCAGCATTTTGGCAAAAAAGCAGAAGAAGGGCAGGGGGCATCGTTGGCTGCAGCGCTGCGCCGGATTGACTGGATCGAAACCTCGGGGGATCTCGGCTCTGCTTTGCTTGAACGCCGCTTGCTGAGCGAGTTACGTCCGCGCTTTAACCCTGCGGTACGGCAAAAGATCGATCAAACTCAATCTGTATGGGAAATTGTGTTGCCTGAGTTGGGCGCGGTTAAGCAAGCCGCAACCCTGCAGCCCAAATTACGGCCTCTGAGTGAAATCGCGCAAGCCAAAGGTGATTTATTTGGGCCATTTCGTGGGGCACGTGAGGCACAAAACGTACTGAACCGCATTATTAAAGGGCAGGCTTTATGCCGCGTGGTTTTAGGGTTGGAAAAGCCCAAGAAGAGCACTCTGGGTCAGGCTTGTGCTGCGTTGGCTCAAGGGGAATGTCGTGGCGCTTGCGTGGGGCGCGAACCGCTGAGTATGCACCATGCACGTTTATTGGCTGCGCTGGCGAAACACAAGCTAGCGCAATGGCCGTATGCTGGGGCA from Chitinibacter fontanus encodes:
- a CDS encoding exonuclease domain-containing protein, with product MSYPFYPAPLVLLDLETTGAKPASDRITEIGLVHVNAEGEGIATWSNLVNPCQVIPPFIQELTGIDNAMVADAPTFAQLADQVLEKLQDRVFVAHNARFDYTFLRNEFKRLGMTFRAKVLCTVQLSRKLYPDEFKHSLDALIARHGLEYHGERHRALTDAELIYQFLNAAVNDLGAERVQQAIDELIRPPALPPQIDEKIIDDLPDTAGVYIFYGEHDEALFVGSNSNLRRRVLQHFGKKAEEGQGASLAAALRRIDWIETSGDLGSALLERRLLSELRPRFNPAVRQKIDQTQSVWEIVLPELGAVKQAATLQPKLRPLSEIAQAKGDLFGPFRGAREAQNVLNRIIKGQALCRVVLGLEKPKKSTLGQACAALAQGECRGACVGREPLSMHHARLLAALAKHKLAQWPYAGAVGILEGPEWAQVMHVFDQWVYLGEVHDQSDLAQLLASPYPAYDLDMAKLIRAQLRTATAIELLA